One stretch of Eupeodes corollae chromosome 2, idEupCoro1.1, whole genome shotgun sequence DNA includes these proteins:
- the LOC129945733 gene encoding uncharacterized protein LOC129945733, which produces MDFSFIRQNEEDYNLKEDLFNTRISKCTSEAMEENWSSNTDDILDSIFPMDFLNNLTDNQGEFGTLGEFNGHMKLEPEDYEITEPTLPEPLLSHSNAISSNSSDSGLSSDNLDAEMSPPYEPLSPSSPGPSISERGGKRSPVEISSLEVIQPANKLICSNEHKPKVIVQKVPQVVTLSNTVQTPTTMVPLQKNQYHKFNKQSSQHQTVVNGHRGNEIKIVKLSPQMFTAANNKNITIQVKNSNSGAKIQAKPGTLFLNKTKFTEMKNIVRVQNNNPRSILIPVSLQEVKELKTFKIVNTKAVRSTPSMIQEAHETTKQHFPTKQIAKSNTVKEVEIKDELQDDSFIEHSSDSESIIIEDGYDDEDYVHDPEVPYPKLALTLEERRLLSKEGITLPTHYPLTKHEERELKRIRRKIRNKISAQDSRKRKKEYVDGLEERVKQCTEENQSLMKRIKQLQNQNQTLMSQMKKLQSLLTKGTNKTTQPTTCLMVLLLSLALVAAPNLKLGQNQKEADLEEVVQETILQNRRNLLFNTKDQSADVFDEEVNMSDIVSAIEFNNERENKAVCKTTSNAHNTNLLDEQICKKVKIDKTDFLDEIDDDNWYQSKKNQKKSSEEIAEFLQETKQNLQTSGFNIDKNYPAQTAEEQNQQSWLDKDILDMVSPTINGLYELNMDKITQGNYVNSHRTTVLDVTTNQMYGNQINNKQNSSVMRQIKKY; this is translated from the exons ATGGATTTTTCGTTCATCAGGCAAAACGAAGAAGACTATAACTTAAAAGAGGATTTATTTAATACAAGAATATCCAAATGTACATCCGAAGCAATG gaagaAAATTGGTCATCAAATACTGATGACATCTTGGATTCTATCTTCCCCATGGATTTTCTCAACAATTTAACAGACAACCAAGGTGAGTTTGGAACCTTAGGAGAGTTTAACGGACACATGAAACTGGAACCCGAAGACTATGAAATCACCGAGCCCACATTACCTGAGCCGTTGTTATCACATAGTAATGCTATATCGAGTAATTCATCTGACAGTGGTCTTTCATCGGATAACTTAGACGC ggAAATGAGTCCTCCTTATGAACCCCTAAGTCCGTCTTCACCAGGGCCCTCAATAAGTGAACGAGGAGGTAAAAGGTCACCCGTGGAAATATCGTCTTTGGAAGTTATTCAAcctgcaaacaaattaatttgcagTAATGAACATAAACCTAAAGTGATAGTTCAAAAAGTACCACAAGTTGTGACTTTATCAAACACTGTTCAAACTCCAACAACAATGGTACCACTACAAAAGAATCAATATCATAAATTTAATAAGCAATCGTCACAACACCAAACGGTTGTAAATGGGCATCgtggaaatgaaattaaaattgtaaaattgtcTCCTCAAATGTTTACAGcagcaaataacaaaaatattacaattcaAGTAAAGAACTCTAACAGTGGAGCGAAAATTCAAGCTAAACCAGGCACTTTATTCTTGAACAAAACTAAGTTTACTGAAA tgaaaaatattgttcgtgTACAGAACAATAATCCTAGATCCATTCTTATACCAGTTTCTTTACAAGaagttaaagaattaaaaacgtttaaaatagTAAATACTAAAGCAGTCCGTTCAACTCCATCGATGATTCAAGAAGCACATGAAACAACCAAACAGCACTTTCCAACGAAACAAATTGCAAAATCCAATACTGTAAAAGAAGTTGAAATTAAAGATGAAt TGCAGGATGATTCTTTCATCGAACACTCTTCTGATTCTGAGAGCATTATAATTGAAGATGGTTACGATGATGAAGATTATGTACACGATCCAGAAGTCCCATATCCAAAACTTGCTCTAACTTTAGAAGAAAGACGTCTTTTGAGCAAGGAAGGCATCACTCTACCAACCCATTATCCACTTACAAAACACGAAGAACGTGAACTAAAAAGAATTCGCCGCAAAATTCGAAACAAAATATCTGCGCAGGATTCGAGGAAACGTAAAAAAGAGTATGTTGATGGTCTAGAAGAGCGTGTAAAACAATGCACCGAGGAAAACCAATCGCTtatgaaaagaataaaacagCTTCAGAATCAAAATCAAACCCTTATGTCGCAGATGAAAAAGTTACAATCGCTACTGACAAAgggaacaaacaaaacaacacagcCAACAACTTGTTTGATGGTATTATTGCTAAGTTTAGCTCTAGTTGCGGCTCCTAATTTAAAATTGGGGCAAAATCAAAAAGAAGCCGATTTGGAAGAAGTTGTTCAAGAAACAATATTACAGAATCGtcgaaatcttttatttaacaCTAAAGATCAAAGCGCTGATGTTTTTGATGAAGAAGTCAACATGAGTGATATTGTTTCGGCTATTGAATTTAACAATGAACGGGAGAACAAAGCTGTCTGCAAAACAACCAGCAACGCTCACAATACAAACTTATTAGATGAGCAGATATGtaagaaagttaaaattgataaaactgATTTCTTAGACGAAATAGATGATGATAATTGGTACCAATCCAAAAAGAACCAGAAAAAATCAAGTGAAGAAATTGCAGAGTTTTTGcaagaaaccaaacaaaatttacagaCAAGCGGCTTCAATATAGACAAAAATTATCCCGCCCAAACAGCTGAAGAACAAAATCAACAAAGTTGGCTCGACAAAGATATCCTCGATATGGTTTCTCCCACTATTAATGGCTTATATGAATTAAATATGGATAAAATAACACAAGGAAACTACGTTAATTCCCATCGTACAACAGTTCTTGATGTGACAACAAACCAAATGTATGGaaatcaaataaacaataaacaaaattcgtcGGTAATGAGACAGATTAAGAAGTATTAA